In one Rutidosis leptorrhynchoides isolate AG116_Rl617_1_P2 chromosome 8, CSIRO_AGI_Rlap_v1, whole genome shotgun sequence genomic region, the following are encoded:
- the LOC139864532 gene encoding uncharacterized protein, translating into MVLKELERIRCAFFWGIQEGEKKIHWVKWNNVLASFAKGGLGIGSLKGFNYSLILKWLWRFNMNQGGIWVKVVKAIHGMHGGLHGESDYKRGIWFNMVKMYLSAQSSGMITKYPIRFNVGNGTKYKWNNGIWMWHWKHISLRGRSESLLYELSQMLESVPLLNQDDKHYWAVCQNGDFSVSETRNSIDNAILPSLHPGTRWNKTLPKKVNIFLWRLAIDRLPTRLNLVSRGVDIGNIGCSICNHGVEDNHHIFFRACWLRKFGEKLVCGQVSISTDSPLG; encoded by the exons ATGGTGTTAAAAGAGTTGGAACGAATTCGATGTGCATTCTTTTGGGGTATTCAAGAAGGTGAGAAAAAAATTCATTGggtaaaatggaataatgttttggcGAGTTTTGCTAAAGGAGGATTGGGTATTGGTAGTCTTAAAGGTTTCAACTATTCCTTAATCTTAAAATGGTTGTGGCGTTTTAATATGAATCAAGGAGGCATATGGGTGAAAGTAGTTAAAGCTATTCATGGCATGCATGGTGGTTTGCATGGTGAAAGTGATTATAAACGTGGAATATGGTTTAATATGGTGAAGATGTACTTATCTGCTCAAAGTTCTGGTATGATCACAAAATATCCAATAAGGTTTAATGTTGGAAATGGAACAAAG tataaatGGAATAATGGGATATGGATGTGGCATTGGAAGCATATCAGTTTACGAGGTAGAAGTGAAAGTCTCCTGTATGAGCTTTCTCAAATGTTGGAATCTGTTCCACTTTTGAACCAAGATGACAAACATTATTGGGCAGTATGTCAAAATGGTGACTTTTCTGTTTCAGAGACAAGGAATTCAATTGACAACGCTATTTTACCTTCGTTACATCCAGGTACAAGGTGGAATAAAACTCTTCCAAAGAAAGTTAATATCTTCTTATGGAGATTGGCAATTGATAGGCTTCCGACAAGACTTAATCTTGTTAGTCGAGGTGTGGACATCGGTAATATTGGGTGTTCTATATGCAATCATGGGGTGGAAGATAATCATCATATATTTTTTCGTGCTTGTTGGCTAAGGAAATTTGGAGAAAAGTTAGTTTGTGGACAAGTGTCGATATCAACAGATTCGCCTCTTGGTTAG